The following are from one region of the Cetobacterium somerae ATCC BAA-474 genome:
- a CDS encoding bifunctional diguanylate cyclase/phosphodiesterase — MKENLAIVASSLFTAMSAVLLFKTVDKEVVRDEIFDPLTGFFNRSEYNRFCLKNNLKTGVAILIDLDNFKEVNDTYGHHIGDKVLVEYASILKKVFRDEFGENNIFRISGDEFYCFLKNTEYNNILKILKTRLKESVEEIYVLIQPKVSLDDPSQIVGAEVLARWKNKILGEIYPNEFIPIAEELKIIDTIDFKVAEEAIKISKEWVATGKVKDDFVISFNFSMLTLEKKDVVERVLKLLKKYSLNGKNIEIELTESIFSSDLKELMEKIKKLRDNKINISLDDFTAGHSTAAILPILDIQTVKFDRTLLESVSKSKKGKIMYESLIKVIKSLNLKMVSEGIETQEELEFLKKNGISVGQGYLFSKPISKKLFFENKN; from the coding sequence ATGAAAGAAAATTTGGCAATTGTTGCCTCATCATTATTTACAGCTATGAGTGCAGTTTTACTTTTTAAAACTGTTGATAAAGAAGTTGTAAGAGATGAAATATTTGATCCTTTAACTGGATTTTTTAATAGAAGTGAATACAATAGATTTTGTTTAAAAAACAATTTAAAAACAGGGGTTGCAATTTTAATAGACTTAGATAATTTCAAAGAAGTTAATGATACATATGGTCACCACATTGGAGATAAAGTTCTGGTTGAATATGCAAGCATTTTAAAAAAAGTGTTCAGAGATGAGTTTGGAGAGAATAATATATTTAGAATATCAGGAGATGAATTTTACTGCTTTTTAAAAAATACAGAATATAATAATATTTTAAAAATATTAAAAACTAGACTAAAAGAAAGTGTCGAAGAAATTTATGTATTAATTCAGCCTAAAGTTTCTTTAGATGATCCAAGTCAAATTGTTGGTGCTGAAGTTTTAGCAAGATGGAAAAATAAAATATTAGGTGAAATTTATCCCAATGAATTTATCCCAATCGCCGAAGAATTAAAAATAATCGATACAATTGATTTTAAAGTCGCAGAAGAAGCTATTAAAATCTCTAAAGAATGGGTTGCTACAGGTAAGGTTAAAGATGATTTTGTAATATCTTTTAATTTTTCAATGTTAACTTTAGAAAAAAAAGATGTCGTTGAAAGAGTTTTAAAGCTTTTAAAAAAATATAGTTTAAATGGAAAAAATATAGAAATTGAATTAACTGAAAGCATTTTTAGTTCTGATTTAAAAGAGTTAATGGAAAAAATAAAAAAACTTAGAGATAATAAGATAAATATATCACTAGATGACTTTACAGCAGGACACTCAACCGCAGCTATTTTGCCAATTTTAGATATTCAAACGGTAAAATTCGATAGAACACTTTTAGAAAGTGTTAGCAAAAGTAAAAAAGGAAAAATTATGTACGAAAGTTTAATTAAAGTCATAAAAAGTTTAAATTTAAAAATGGTATCAGAAGGAATAGAAACTCAGGAAGAATTAGAATTTTTAAAAAAAAATGGTATCTCTGTAGGACAAGGCTACCTCTTTTCTAAACCTATTTCCAAAAAGTTATTTTTTGAAAATAAAAATTAA
- a CDS encoding thioredoxin domain-containing protein: MILFYKKNSKESEEVIEILKDFENVKYVDVEENKSLAEEYSVKVFPTLIVSTDDDISEENVFVGLKEIESFLEVEEEDF, encoded by the coding sequence ATGATACTTTTTTATAAAAAAAATTCAAAAGAATCTGAAGAGGTTATTGAGATTTTGAAAGACTTTGAAAATGTCAAATATGTAGATGTTGAAGAGAATAAATCACTTGCAGAAGAGTATTCAGTTAAAGTATTTCCAACTTTAATTGTTTCAACAGATGACGATATTAGTGAGGAAAATGTATTTGTTGGATTAAAAGAGATTGAAAGTTTTCTTGAGGTTGAAGAAGAAGATTTTTAA
- a CDS encoding MATE family efflux transporter, whose translation MSEKNMTLKDGNIKSLLLKYSIPAIISMLVSALYNVVDRIYIGNMPEVGTLAITGVGVTLPLANIVLAFSMLIGIGATANISIKLGEDKKRDAEKIVGHIITLSMILGIGITILGTLFMEPILKSFGASDITFKYAKDYISIILYGTIFNIMGYALNNIIRADGSPKICSAIMVFSCLVNIILDPIFIFALNLGVKGAAYATIFSQIVTLVLSYAYFKSKRSDLKIKKEYFSLDLNIIKLILSIGISPFVMQLATSMVQVINNNALKTYGGDLAIGAMTTVNAVALLCFMPVYGISQGAQPVIGYNYGAKQFDRMKEALKISMGVGTLIFFVILFFMESFPITIVKMFNNDPTIIKMSVEGMRIYLIAMPAIGLAMAGSNYFLAVGKGKIAMFLSLLRQVILLIPLITICSKLLGLRGIWLAQPIADTISSVITVIMLKRNLPKKVVV comes from the coding sequence ATGAGTGAAAAAAATATGACGTTAAAAGATGGAAATATAAAGAGTTTACTATTAAAATATTCTATTCCAGCAATAATAAGTATGTTAGTAAGTGCTTTATACAATGTAGTTGACAGAATTTATATTGGAAATATGCCAGAAGTTGGAACATTAGCTATAACAGGAGTAGGAGTTACATTACCATTAGCTAATATAGTTTTAGCTTTTTCAATGTTAATAGGGATAGGAGCTACAGCAAATATCTCTATAAAATTGGGAGAGGATAAAAAAAGAGATGCAGAAAAAATAGTTGGACATATTATTACATTGTCTATGATTTTAGGAATAGGAATAACAATACTTGGAACTCTTTTTATGGAACCGATATTAAAAAGCTTTGGAGCTAGTGATATAACATTTAAATATGCCAAAGATTATATCAGTATTATTTTATATGGAACTATATTTAATATAATGGGTTATGCTTTAAATAATATTATTAGAGCTGATGGAAGTCCAAAAATTTGTTCGGCTATAATGGTTTTTAGTTGCTTAGTAAATATTATTTTAGATCCAATATTTATATTTGCACTGAATTTAGGAGTAAAAGGTGCTGCTTATGCCACTATATTTTCTCAAATTGTGACACTAGTTTTATCATATGCTTATTTTAAAAGTAAAAGGTCAGATTTGAAAATAAAAAAAGAGTATTTTTCTTTGGATTTAAATATTATAAAACTTATTTTGTCCATTGGAATATCCCCATTTGTAATGCAATTAGCTACAAGTATGGTTCAAGTAATAAATAACAATGCTTTAAAAACTTATGGTGGAGACTTAGCAATTGGAGCTATGACAACAGTTAATGCAGTTGCTCTTCTTTGTTTTATGCCTGTATATGGAATATCTCAAGGAGCTCAACCAGTTATTGGATATAATTATGGAGCAAAACAGTTTGACAGAATGAAGGAAGCTCTTAAAATATCTATGGGAGTTGGAACTTTAATATTTTTTGTAATACTGTTTTTTATGGAAAGTTTTCCAATTACAATAGTTAAAATGTTTAATAATGACCCAACGATTATAAAAATGTCAGTAGAAGGAATGAGAATATACCTAATTGCAATGCCAGCAATAGGATTAGCAATGGCTGGAAGTAACTACTTTTTAGCTGTAGGTAAAGGAAAAATAGCTATGTTTTTAAGTTTATTAAGACAAGTTATTTTATTAATTCCGTTAATAACAATCTGCTCAAAACTTTTAGGATTACGAGGAATATGGTTAGCTCAACCAATAGCAGATACAATAAGTTCTGTTATAACAGTTATAATGCTAAAAAGAAATCTGCCAAAGAAAGTGGTAGTTTAG